One Bradyrhizobium sp. CCGB12 genomic window carries:
- the flgK gene encoding flagellar hook-associated protein FlgK: protein MGLSSALASAMSGLRANQAALSIVSSNVANSQTPGYVVQTPNQIEVTTGDFGSTAMTTGVSRELDSYVLNQLRTETGGSGYADQMANILKQLQNVYGTPGNSGTLETALNNFTTALQALSTSSGASSAQTVALGAAQALAQQLNVTTKGIQSLRSNVEQDLGTSAQAANAAMKQIADINTKLQGLSANDPSAATLMDQRDQAINTLSKYVDVRVTTDGSNQTNIYTTTGIQLVGAGLASEFSFASAGTLSATSLYNIDPAKSGVGAFNIKLPNGSQVDVVANNVVSSGQIAADLKLRDQTLVQAQNQIDQLAATMSSALSDKTTAGSTVSGPPAGFDLDLAGAAPGNSINITYTDTTTNTQRQITLVNVTDPAALPLQNATNANPMQIGINFAGGMGAIASALNTALSGTHLSFSAAPSPATATTLRVTDDNTGLTKVNSSSITKTISSLTSGNPQLPLFTDGGQALYTGAITASGSQMTGLAGRIAVNTQLVSDPTRLSVYNTSPVTPAGDTTRSDYLYSQLTTAVFSYSPQSGLGSASQPFTGSVSNYLQQFLSVQANSATQATQLQQGQSVVVSTLQAKFNSTSSVNLDSEMSNLIQLQNAYAANAHVMSVVQSMMNTLLQAQG, encoded by the coding sequence GCTTGCGTGCCAACCAGGCCGCGCTCTCGATCGTCTCCTCGAACGTCGCAAATTCGCAGACGCCGGGTTACGTCGTCCAGACGCCGAACCAGATCGAGGTCACCACCGGCGACTTCGGCTCGACGGCGATGACCACCGGTGTCAGCCGTGAGCTCGACAGCTACGTGCTGAACCAGCTGCGCACCGAGACCGGTGGCAGTGGCTACGCCGACCAGATGGCCAACATCCTGAAGCAGCTTCAGAATGTCTATGGCACGCCCGGCAATTCCGGCACGCTCGAAACCGCGCTGAACAATTTCACCACCGCGCTCCAGGCGCTGTCGACCAGTTCGGGCGCATCATCGGCGCAGACCGTCGCGCTCGGCGCGGCGCAGGCGCTGGCGCAGCAGCTCAACGTCACCACCAAGGGCATCCAGTCGCTGCGCTCCAACGTCGAGCAGGATCTCGGCACCTCGGCGCAAGCCGCCAATGCGGCGATGAAGCAGATCGCCGACATCAACACCAAGCTCCAGGGCCTGTCGGCAAACGATCCCTCGGCAGCCACGCTGATGGACCAGCGCGACCAGGCCATCAACACGCTGTCGAAATATGTCGACGTCCGCGTCACCACCGACGGTTCGAACCAGACCAACATCTACACCACGACCGGCATTCAGCTCGTCGGCGCCGGGCTTGCCTCGGAATTCTCCTTTGCGTCCGCCGGCACGCTGTCGGCGACCTCGCTTTACAACATCGATCCGGCCAAGTCCGGCGTCGGCGCGTTCAACATCAAGCTTCCGAACGGCTCGCAGGTTGACGTCGTCGCCAACAACGTCGTGTCGTCCGGCCAGATCGCGGCTGACCTGAAGCTGCGCGACCAGACGCTGGTGCAGGCGCAGAACCAGATCGACCAGCTCGCCGCCACGATGTCGAGTGCGCTGTCCGACAAGACCACGGCCGGCAGCACGGTCTCCGGCCCGCCGGCCGGGTTCGATCTCGACCTCGCCGGCGCGGCACCGGGCAACAGCATCAACATCACGTACACGGATACGACCACCAACACGCAGCGCCAGATCACGCTGGTCAACGTGACCGATCCGGCGGCGCTGCCGCTCCAGAACGCCACCAATGCCAACCCGATGCAAATCGGCATCAACTTCGCCGGCGGCATGGGAGCGATCGCATCTGCGCTCAATACCGCGCTATCAGGCACGCATCTGTCGTTCTCCGCCGCGCCGTCGCCGGCGACGGCTACGACGCTGCGGGTAACCGACGACAACACCGGCCTCACCAAGGTCAATTCGTCCTCGATCACCAAGACGATCTCGTCGCTGACCTCGGGCAATCCGCAGCTGCCGCTGTTCACCGATGGCGGGCAGGCGCTCTACACCGGTGCAATCACGGCATCGGGCTCGCAAATGACCGGCCTTGCCGGGCGCATCGCCGTGAACACGCAGCTGGTGTCCGATCCGACCCGGCTGTCGGTCTACAACACCTCGCCGGTGACCCCCGCGGGCGACACCACGCGTTCGGACTATCTCTATTCGCAGCTCACGACGGCGGTGTTCTCCTATTCTCCGCAGAGCGGCCTCGGCTCTGCGAGCCAGCCCTTCACCGGCAGCGTTTCGAACTACCTCCAGCAGTTCCTGAGTGTGCAGGCCAATTCGGCGACCCAGGCGACCCAGCTCCAGCAGGGCCAGAGCGTCGTGGTCTCCACGCTCCAGGCCAAGTTCAACTCGACCTCCAGCGTCAACCTGGACTCGGAGATGTCGAACCTGATCCAGCTTCAGAATGCTTATGCCGCCAACGCCCACGTCATGTCGGTCGTGCAGAGCATGATGAACACGTTGCTCCAGGCTCAAGGGTAA
- a CDS encoding flagellar protein: MSISSINYSSSVLGYQIRNINQQLTDLSTQLSTGKLSQNYSGMGTNEGFAIAGRAQLSNIAAYTDTITNVNVNVNLANTALQSLTTIRNTVQTGSASTAQDLNVNGQTVAQNTAAAQFGSMVGVLNTQSGNRYLFSGTAVNTQSVADAGDIINGTTTQAGFKTVMAERQAADLGANGMGRLVQTQPTPSSINVSEDVAGSPFGLKIAAVSSTLTGATVTGPSGSPVSFSVDLNGVNPNNGDKLSVQFTLPDGTTEQIDLTASTATPTPLGSFAIDASTPVNPNNTAANLNTALNTAIAKLANTSLVAASAVVAGDNFFNTASSAIGTPVNNQAAPPAPITGATALSGASPSDSISPGFVAGDTITINGTTLTFVSSGATGNQLNVTDSIQTLMSKIDAITGTSKPSTVHGGSITINTDDAASLNITSSNTGALSSLGFSSTPVTATQPPLRVGSSPASSATTLVNGSATTVKWYLGNDGPGSPRSTAMARVDDSVTVQYGAQANEDAIRQELQAVAVFGTFSTSPTGQYSGGQVSALSLRVTQALTKQPGQQRLEDIQTDLAMAQNTMKDASTRQTQAKAQVQSIIDQAESASPDQVASEILALQNALQASYQVTSNLAQLSLVKFL, from the coding sequence ATGTCGATCAGCAGCATCAACTACTCCTCATCGGTTCTCGGCTACCAAATCCGCAACATCAATCAGCAGCTCACCGACCTGTCGACGCAGCTATCGACCGGCAAGCTGTCGCAGAACTATTCGGGCATGGGCACCAACGAAGGCTTTGCGATCGCCGGGCGCGCGCAGCTTTCGAACATCGCCGCCTATACCGACACGATCACCAACGTGAACGTGAACGTCAACCTCGCCAACACTGCGCTGCAGTCGCTGACCACGATCCGCAACACGGTGCAGACCGGCTCCGCCAGCACTGCGCAGGACCTCAACGTCAACGGCCAGACCGTCGCGCAGAACACTGCCGCGGCGCAGTTCGGCTCGATGGTCGGTGTTCTCAACACGCAGTCGGGTAACCGCTATCTGTTCTCCGGCACGGCCGTCAACACCCAGTCGGTTGCGGATGCCGGCGACATCATCAACGGCACCACGACGCAGGCGGGGTTCAAGACCGTCATGGCGGAGCGTCAGGCCGCCGATCTCGGCGCCAACGGCATGGGTCGGCTGGTGCAGACGCAGCCGACGCCGAGCTCGATAAACGTGTCGGAGGACGTCGCGGGATCGCCGTTCGGCCTGAAGATCGCCGCGGTGTCCTCGACCCTGACGGGCGCGACCGTCACCGGCCCGAGCGGCTCGCCGGTGTCGTTCTCGGTCGATCTCAACGGCGTCAACCCGAACAACGGCGACAAGCTGAGCGTCCAGTTCACCCTCCCGGACGGCACGACCGAGCAGATCGACCTGACCGCCTCGACGGCGACGCCGACGCCGCTCGGCAGTTTCGCGATCGATGCGAGCACGCCTGTCAACCCGAACAATACGGCCGCGAACCTCAACACCGCGCTGAACACCGCGATCGCGAAGCTCGCCAACACCTCGCTGGTGGCGGCATCCGCGGTCGTCGCCGGCGACAACTTCTTCAACACCGCGAGTTCGGCGATCGGCACGCCTGTCAACAACCAGGCGGCGCCGCCGGCGCCCATAACCGGCGCGACGGCACTGTCCGGTGCGAGCCCCTCGGACTCGATCTCGCCGGGCTTCGTCGCCGGCGACACCATCACCATCAACGGCACCACGTTGACCTTCGTCAGCTCCGGCGCGACCGGCAACCAGCTCAACGTCACCGACAGCATCCAGACGCTGATGAGCAAGATCGACGCGATCACGGGGACGTCGAAACCCTCGACGGTCCATGGCGGTTCGATCACGATCAACACCGACGATGCGGCGAGCCTCAACATCACGAGCTCGAACACGGGGGCGCTGAGCTCGCTCGGCTTCAGCTCGACGCCGGTGACCGCCACGCAGCCGCCGCTACGCGTCGGCTCGTCGCCGGCGAGCTCGGCCACCACGCTGGTGAACGGCTCGGCCACGACGGTGAAGTGGTATTTGGGCAATGACGGGCCGGGCTCGCCGCGCTCCACCGCGATGGCGCGAGTCGACGATTCCGTCACGGTGCAATATGGCGCGCAGGCCAACGAGGACGCGATCCGCCAGGAGCTGCAGGCGGTCGCCGTGTTCGGGACGTTCTCGACCTCGCCGACCGGGCAGTATTCGGGCGGGCAGGTCTCGGCGCTGAGCTTGCGGGTGACGCAAGCGCTGACGAAGCAGCCCGGCCAGCAGCGCCTCGAGGACATCCAGACCGACCTCGCGATGGCCCAGAACACGATGAAGGACGCGAGCACGCGCCAGACCCAGGCCAAGGCGCAGGTCCAGTCCATCATCGACCAGGCGGAATCGGCCTCGCCGGACCAAGTCGCGAGCGAGATCCTGGCGCTCCAGAACGCGCTCCAGGCCTCCTACCAGGTGACCTCGAACCTGGCGCAGCTCTCGCTCGTCAAGTTCCTGTAA